One region of candidate division KSB1 bacterium genomic DNA includes:
- a CDS encoding TerC family protein: MLDELILWTVFGVFITAMLLLDLGVLNRKAHVLSIKEATMWSIVWIVSALLFGAAIFYLEGKAKAMEYLAGYLIEKSLSMDNIFVFIMIFAYFNVSPLQQPRVLKWGIIGAIIMRALLIAIGVTLIQRFHWMTYVFGVLLLMTVIKMMLQGDEQFDPGNSLALKLLRRLMPVTKRYHGEKFFMRKNGRGFFATPLLMVLVVVESSDLIFALDSIPAIFAVTTDPFIVYTSNIFAILGLRALYFVLAEMARLFEYLKPGIIIILAFVAVKMLIVDLYKISIGFSLAFIGAVLAVSIFASWISLRKNGHSLRDRIKAPPATFSLKPESKRPPRAVSH, encoded by the coding sequence ATTTTGGACGAGTTGATTCTCTGGACTGTTTTCGGCGTCTTTATCACGGCAATGCTGTTGCTCGATTTGGGCGTGCTGAACCGCAAAGCCCACGTCTTGTCGATTAAAGAAGCAACGATGTGGTCCATCGTGTGGATCGTTTCCGCCTTGCTTTTTGGGGCGGCGATTTTTTATTTGGAAGGAAAAGCCAAGGCCATGGAGTATCTGGCTGGATACCTGATTGAAAAATCGCTGAGCATGGACAACATCTTCGTTTTTATCATGATCTTCGCTTATTTCAACGTTTCACCGCTGCAGCAGCCGCGGGTGTTGAAATGGGGCATCATCGGCGCCATCATCATGCGCGCCTTGTTGATCGCCATCGGTGTGACGTTGATTCAGCGCTTTCATTGGATGACCTATGTTTTCGGCGTTTTATTGTTGATGACGGTGATCAAAATGATGCTGCAAGGCGACGAGCAATTCGATCCGGGCAACAGTCTGGCGTTGAAATTGTTGCGGCGCCTGATGCCGGTCACCAAGCGCTATCATGGCGAAAAGTTTTTCATGCGAAAAAACGGCCGGGGATTCTTTGCCACGCCTCTGCTGATGGTTCTGGTCGTCGTTGAAAGCTCGGATTTGATCTTCGCGCTCGATTCCATTCCGGCGATTTTTGCGGTCACCACCGATCCCTTCATCGTTTACACTTCGAATATTTTCGCCATTCTCGGCTTGCGGGCGCTTTATTTTGTCCTGGCGGAAATGGCGCGCCTGTTCGAATATTTAAAACCCGGCATCATCATCATTTTGGCGTTTGTCGCGGTTAAAATGCTGATCGTGGACTTGTACAAAATTTCCATCGGCTTCTCGCTGGCCTTTATCGGCGCCGTGCTCGCCGTTTCGATTTTTGCCTCTTGGATCAGCTTGCGCAAAAACGGCCACTCCCTGCGCGACAGAATCAAAGCGCCGCCGGCGACTTTCTCTCTCAAGCCGGAAAGCAAACGCCCGCCGCGAGCCGTGTCGCATTAA
- the carB gene encoding carbamoyl-phosphate synthase (glutamine-hydrolyzing) large subunit, whose translation MHTPPQKIILLGSSALKIGEAGEFDYSGSQAIKALKQENIATILINPNIATIQTSEHLADKVYFLPVNPYFVEKIIQKEKPDGILLGFGGQTALNCGVALAKSGVFEKYNLKVLGTPISAIEATEDRQIFADKLREIGVKVPRSVAVTSRAEAIRVAHEIGFPVMIRIAYALGGLGSGLCTNEQEVSELADKAFAYTNQILVEEYLKGWKEIEYEVVRDSYDNCITVCNMENFDPLGIHTGESIVVAPSQTLSNNEYHKLREIAIRVIRHLGIVGECNIQYALDPKSEDYRVIEVNARLSRSSALASKATGYPLAFIAAKLALGHSLVDLKNQITQTTMACFEPALDYVVVKIPRWDLKKFRNVSKRLGSGMKSVGEVMAIGRNFEEALQKALRMLEIGVHGLIGNDHLKFGNLEEELQNPTDERVFAIPLALRAGFSIDRIHELTHIDKWFLYKIKNVLDIAEKLKVYAGGVCPKGILRDAKKAGFSDAQVAKTLGAQEPEVRAMRRNYGLAPVVKQIDTLAAEYPAQTNFLYLTYNGSADDVTASGKKSVIVLGSGVYRIGSSVEFDWCCVNAVMTLKKLGYHTVMINYNPETVSTDYDECDRLYFEELRLETIAEIYEKEQALGIIIAMGGQTPNNLALKLREAGMKILGTSPEMIDRAEDRHKFSSLLDQLGIDQPVWQELSSLEEAKAFAQKVEYPVLVRPSYVLSGSAMSVAVNDNELVKFLDKATAISAEHPVVISKFIENAKEIEFDGVAKAGEVLVYAISEHVENAGVHSGDATLVLPPQHASLETIRRVRMISKKIAAALEISGPFNIQFITRDNDVKVIECNLRASRSFPFVSKVYKTNFIDLATRVIMNAPAAKFDRSFMELEYVGVKAPQFSFTRLQGADPTLGVEMSSTGEVGCLGDDFAEAFLKAMLSVGYKLPIRSVLLSTGPLEGKAEFVASAKALQNSGVRLYATRGTAEFMRQYGIETEVLNWPTEKASPNVLEYLTERKIDLVINIPKNYQEEELTNDYIIRRKAVDFAIPLITELHLAKRFAETIVSKSMEDLQIKSWEEYGG comes from the coding sequence ATGCACACCCCCCCTCAAAAAATCATCCTCCTCGGCAGCTCCGCGCTCAAGATCGGCGAGGCCGGCGAGTTTGATTACTCCGGCAGTCAGGCGATCAAGGCGCTGAAGCAGGAAAATATTGCGACGATTCTGATCAACCCGAATATCGCGACGATACAAACCTCCGAGCATCTCGCCGACAAAGTTTATTTTCTGCCGGTCAATCCGTATTTTGTCGAGAAGATCATTCAAAAAGAAAAGCCCGACGGCATTCTGCTGGGATTCGGTGGGCAGACGGCGTTGAACTGCGGGGTTGCGTTGGCGAAGAGCGGCGTCTTTGAGAAATACAATCTCAAAGTGCTCGGCACACCGATTTCGGCGATTGAGGCGACGGAAGATCGCCAGATTTTTGCCGACAAGCTGCGCGAGATCGGCGTCAAAGTGCCGCGCAGTGTGGCGGTCACTTCGCGCGCGGAGGCCATTCGCGTCGCGCATGAAATCGGCTTTCCGGTGATGATTCGCATTGCTTACGCGCTTGGCGGGCTTGGCTCCGGTCTGTGCACCAACGAGCAGGAAGTGAGCGAGCTGGCGGATAAAGCTTTCGCGTACACCAACCAAATTCTCGTCGAAGAATATCTCAAAGGCTGGAAAGAGATCGAATACGAAGTCGTGCGCGACAGCTACGACAATTGCATCACCGTGTGCAATATGGAAAATTTCGATCCGCTCGGCATTCACACCGGTGAGAGCATCGTCGTCGCGCCCAGCCAGACGTTGAGCAACAACGAATATCACAAACTGCGCGAGATCGCCATTCGCGTCATCCGCCATCTCGGCATCGTCGGCGAGTGCAACATTCAATACGCGCTCGACCCCAAATCCGAAGATTATCGCGTCATCGAAGTCAACGCGCGGCTTTCGCGCAGCTCGGCGCTGGCCTCGAAGGCGACCGGCTATCCGCTCGCGTTTATCGCTGCGAAATTGGCGCTCGGCCACAGCCTGGTTGATCTTAAAAATCAGATCACCCAAACCACGATGGCCTGCTTCGAGCCGGCGCTGGATTACGTCGTCGTCAAAATTCCGCGCTGGGATTTGAAGAAGTTTCGCAACGTCTCCAAGCGCCTCGGCTCCGGCATGAAATCCGTCGGCGAGGTGATGGCGATCGGCCGCAATTTCGAGGAAGCGTTGCAGAAAGCGCTGCGCATGCTCGAGATTGGCGTACACGGCCTGATCGGCAACGATCATCTCAAATTCGGCAATCTCGAAGAGGAGTTGCAGAACCCGACCGACGAGCGTGTCTTCGCCATTCCGTTGGCGCTGCGAGCCGGCTTTTCGATTGACCGCATTCACGAGCTGACGCACATCGACAAATGGTTTTTGTATAAAATCAAAAACGTTTTGGATATTGCGGAGAAGCTGAAAGTTTATGCCGGCGGCGTTTGTCCGAAAGGCATTTTGCGGGATGCGAAAAAGGCCGGATTTTCCGATGCGCAAGTCGCCAAAACGCTCGGCGCGCAAGAGCCGGAAGTCCGCGCCATGCGCCGCAATTACGGCCTGGCGCCGGTGGTGAAGCAGATCGACACGCTCGCCGCGGAATATCCGGCGCAGACGAATTTTCTTTATTTGACCTACAACGGCAGCGCCGACGACGTGACGGCGAGCGGCAAAAAATCCGTCATCGTGCTCGGCTCCGGCGTGTACCGCATCGGCAGCTCGGTGGAGTTTGATTGGTGCTGCGTCAACGCGGTGATGACGCTCAAAAAGCTCGGCTATCACACCGTCATGATCAACTACAATCCGGAAACGGTGAGCACCGATTACGACGAGTGCGACCGGCTTTATTTTGAAGAGCTGCGCCTGGAAACGATTGCGGAAATTTACGAAAAAGAACAGGCGCTCGGTATCATCATCGCGATGGGCGGGCAAACGCCGAACAACCTGGCGCTCAAGCTGCGCGAGGCCGGCATGAAAATTCTCGGCACCTCGCCGGAGATGATCGACCGCGCCGAGGATCGCCACAAATTTTCTTCGCTGCTCGACCAGTTGGGCATCGACCAGCCGGTGTGGCAGGAACTCAGTTCGTTGGAAGAAGCCAAAGCCTTTGCGCAAAAAGTCGAGTATCCGGTGCTGGTGCGACCGTCGTATGTGTTGAGCGGGTCGGCGATGAGTGTGGCGGTCAACGACAACGAGCTGGTCAAGTTCTTGGACAAGGCGACAGCAATCTCCGCCGAGCATCCGGTCGTTATCAGCAAATTTATTGAGAACGCGAAAGAGATCGAATTTGACGGCGTCGCCAAAGCCGGCGAGGTGTTGGTTTACGCCATCAGCGAGCACGTTGAAAATGCCGGCGTCCACTCCGGCGATGCGACGCTGGTTTTGCCGCCGCAGCATGCCTCGCTCGAAACCATCCGCCGTGTGCGCATGATCTCCAAAAAAATCGCCGCGGCGCTGGAGATCAGCGGGCCGTTCAATATTCAGTTCATCACGCGCGACAACGACGTGAAGGTGATCGAGTGCAACTTGCGCGCTTCGCGGAGTTTCCCGTTTGTTTCAAAAGTTTACAAAACCAATTTTATCGATCTGGCAACACGCGTGATCATGAACGCGCCGGCGGCGAAATTCGACCGCTCATTTATGGAGCTTGAATACGTCGGCGTCAAAGCGCCGCAGTTTTCATTCACGCGCTTGCAAGGCGCCGATCCCACGCTCGGCGTTGAAATGAGCTCCACTGGCGAGGTCGGCTGCCTCGGCGATGATTTTGCCGAGGCCTTTCTCAAAGCCATGCTGTCGGTCGGCTACAAGCTGCCGATCCGCAGCGTTTTGCTTTCCACCGGTCCGCTCGAGGGCAAAGCGGAATTTGTGGCGAGCGCGAAGGCCCTGCAAAATTCCGGCGTCCGGCTTTATGCCACGCGCGGCACCGCGGAATTTATGCGGCAGTACGGCATCGAAACCGAGGTGCTGAACTGGCCGACGGAAAAAGCGAGCCCCAACGTTTTGGAATATCTCACCGAGCGCAAAATCGATCTCGTCATCAATATTCCGAAGAATTACCAGGAAGAGGAATTGACCAACGATTACATCATCCGCCGCAAAGCCGTGGATTTTGCCATTCCCTTGATCACCGAGCTGCATCTGGCAAAACGTTTTGCCGAAACCATCGTTTCCAAAAGCATGGAAGATTTGCAAATCAAAAGCTGGGAGGAATACGGCGGGTAA
- a CDS encoding aspartate aminotransferase family protein, which translates to MPSVNTENFFRYLCQTSPEPLGLEIARAQGIYLFTRDDKRYIDFISGIGVANIGHRHPKVLAAIHRQLERHLHVMVYGEYVQDTQVEYARRLAELSPVRDGVVFFCNSGAEAIEGALKTARKFTGRKKYIAFTGGYHGDTYGALSAMSSAIYRAPFLPLLPEFEFLPFNDLTALSRIDEKAAAVIIEPVQGEGGVCIPSPEFLPTLRKRCDEVGALLIFDEVMTGFGRTGKLFASGHWPDANPDIVCLAKALGGGLPLGAFMGRREIMKTLSENPPLAHVTTFGGHPLSCAAGLAALDVLLQEKLIARSAELGQFFLNELQALAKKTPIIREVRGLGCFFAIEFRTPAATQQFVQRCREQGLVIGWTLHHSAIVRAAPPLCMTDEQAQEAQRIIAQSVFV; encoded by the coding sequence ATGCCTTCAGTCAACACAGAAAATTTTTTTCGCTATCTCTGCCAGACTTCGCCGGAGCCGCTCGGCTTGGAAATAGCGCGCGCCCAAGGAATTTATCTTTTCACGCGCGACGACAAACGTTACATTGATTTCATTTCGGGCATTGGCGTGGCAAACATCGGCCACCGGCATCCGAAAGTGCTGGCTGCGATTCACCGGCAGCTCGAGCGCCATTTGCACGTGATGGTTTACGGCGAATACGTGCAAGACACGCAAGTCGAATACGCCCGCCGTCTCGCCGAACTGTCGCCGGTGCGAGATGGCGTCGTATTTTTTTGCAACAGTGGTGCAGAGGCGATTGAAGGCGCATTGAAAACGGCGCGCAAATTTACCGGCCGCAAAAAATATATCGCTTTCACCGGCGGCTATCATGGCGACACTTACGGTGCGCTCTCGGCAATGTCCAGCGCGATTTATCGCGCGCCGTTTTTACCGCTGCTGCCGGAATTTGAATTTTTGCCGTTCAATGATTTGACTGCGCTGTCGCGGATTGACGAAAAAGCCGCGGCAGTCATTATTGAACCGGTGCAAGGCGAAGGTGGCGTGTGCATTCCTTCGCCGGAATTTTTGCCCACTCTGCGAAAACGCTGTGATGAGGTCGGCGCGCTGCTGATTTTCGACGAAGTGATGACCGGCTTTGGCCGCACGGGAAAGCTCTTCGCGAGCGGGCATTGGCCGGATGCAAATCCGGATATCGTCTGTTTGGCCAAAGCCCTGGGCGGCGGCTTGCCGCTGGGCGCGTTCATGGGCCGGCGCGAGATCATGAAAACACTTTCGGAAAATCCGCCGCTGGCGCACGTGACGACCTTTGGCGGACATCCGCTAAGCTGCGCCGCCGGCCTGGCCGCGCTTGACGTTTTATTGCAAGAAAAACTCATCGCACGCAGCGCTGAACTTGGCCAATTTTTCCTCAACGAGCTGCAGGCGCTGGCTAAAAAAACACCGATCATTCGCGAAGTTCGCGGCCTGGGCTGTTTTTTCGCCATTGAATTTCGAACGCCGGCAGCAACGCAGCAATTTGTCCAACGCTGCCGCGAGCAAGGCCTCGTCATCGGCTGGACGCTGCATCACAGCGCCATCGTCCGCGCCGCACCGCCGTTGTGCATGACGGATGAGCAGGCGCAGGAGGCGCAAAGAATCATTGCCCAATCTGTTTTCGTGTAA
- a CDS encoding YHS domain protein has product MMTKLLCYAGILVLLICSTTSGLGADNLKLKGYDPVAYCVVGKPVKGEAKFGYTWRNATFRFSSTGNLELFKKSPEKYAPQYGGYCAYAVSQNYTAPVDPEAFDIVNGKLYLNYSKAVQKKWRENRDNYIAAADKNWPALKVREEKKVK; this is encoded by the coding sequence ATGATGACAAAATTATTGTGTTATGCCGGGATATTGGTTTTGTTGATTTGCAGCACCACGAGTGGCCTTGGGGCGGATAACCTAAAGCTCAAAGGCTACGATCCGGTCGCGTACTGTGTCGTTGGCAAACCGGTGAAAGGCGAGGCCAAATTTGGATACACCTGGAGGAACGCCACCTTTCGCTTTTCCAGCACCGGGAATTTGGAGTTGTTCAAAAAGTCGCCGGAAAAATATGCGCCGCAATATGGCGGTTATTGTGCTTACGCCGTGAGTCAAAACTATACCGCACCGGTCGATCCCGAAGCGTTTGATATTGTGAATGGCAAATTGTATCTGAATTACAGCAAGGCGGTGCAAAAAAAGTGGCGGGAGAATCGCGATAACTACATTGCGGCTGCGGATAAGAATTGGCCGGCGCTGAAAGTGAGAGAGGAAAAGAAAGTGAAATAA
- a CDS encoding acyl-CoA reductase: MRRDFFIPAGFAEPGTTICQHESDAPSGVMYESAQLSAEWLGTFLENFHRPAWGFGKGSKDWQARAIKAWCQVAREWQTLKFSGAEKILTALAAVTGLSSKMLQEALHNHFFVFDAEVLKKWLAFVKRERDQHAEDQVKYPALAFLITAGNIPGVAIHPVIHLSLLGIPVLIKNASSEPFLLPAILETLARHDPDVAARIAAFTWPRENADLTRIVLQHNPALIAFGDDQTIEKFAQQKKSFVDFGDRFSLTVVNPVSAKAKMRHIAYDLCMFEQMGCLSPQAVILLTDDWKKVERFCVQLAEAMRTMNVTLPLGKRSAAQHAAIQQWRGALAARGAAGEKIILLTSTGTDWTVAAAKNFDLNERVACRFARVWPVASIKELAAIIHQYKNKVQTVIWGNSPGELQKFFDSPELHETFDDLFYSFAGFAQAPNCGWLDDVNPAWRRLTRGLRFKTTLP; encoded by the coding sequence ATGCGGCGTGATTTTTTTATTCCGGCCGGCTTTGCCGAGCCGGGCACGACAATCTGCCAGCACGAAAGCGATGCGCCGAGCGGTGTGATGTACGAATCGGCACAGCTTTCCGCTGAATGGTTGGGAACTTTTTTGGAGAACTTTCACCGGCCGGCTTGGGGATTTGGCAAAGGCAGCAAAGACTGGCAGGCGCGCGCCATCAAAGCCTGGTGTCAAGTCGCGCGTGAATGGCAAACGCTGAAATTTTCCGGCGCCGAAAAAATTCTGACAGCGCTGGCAGCCGTCACCGGCTTGAGTTCGAAAATGTTGCAGGAGGCGCTTCACAACCACTTTTTTGTATTTGACGCGGAGGTTCTCAAAAAATGGCTGGCCTTCGTCAAACGTGAGCGCGATCAACACGCTGAAGATCAAGTCAAATATCCCGCGCTGGCATTTTTAATCACCGCCGGCAATATTCCCGGCGTGGCGATTCATCCGGTCATTCACTTGTCGTTGCTCGGCATTCCGGTGTTGATCAAAAATGCCTCGTCCGAGCCGTTTTTATTGCCGGCGATTTTGGAAACGCTCGCCCGCCATGATCCGGACGTGGCGGCGCGAATTGCCGCTTTCACCTGGCCGCGCGAGAATGCCGATTTGACCCGAATCGTGCTGCAACACAATCCGGCGCTCATTGCTTTCGGCGATGACCAGACGATTGAAAAATTTGCGCAACAAAAAAAATCTTTTGTTGATTTTGGCGACCGCTTCAGCTTGACAGTGGTGAATCCTGTCAGCGCAAAGGCCAAAATGCGTCATATTGCTTATGATCTTTGCATGTTTGAGCAAATGGGCTGTCTTTCACCGCAGGCAGTGATTTTACTCACTGATGATTGGAAAAAAGTGGAACGCTTTTGCGTTCAACTGGCCGAGGCGATGCGAACAATGAACGTCACACTTCCCCTCGGCAAGCGCAGCGCCGCCCAGCATGCCGCAATTCAACAATGGCGCGGCGCGCTGGCCGCTCGCGGCGCTGCCGGCGAAAAGATCATTTTGCTCACCAGCACTGGAACCGATTGGACGGTGGCAGCGGCAAAAAATTTTGATTTAAACGAACGAGTCGCCTGCCGTTTCGCGCGCGTCTGGCCGGTGGCTTCAATCAAAGAATTGGCGGCCATCATCCATCAATACAAAAACAAGGTGCAGACGGTGATCTGGGGAAATTCGCCGGGTGAATTGCAAAAATTTTTTGATTCGCCCGAATTGCATGAGACATTCGACGATCTTTTCTATAGTTTTGCCGGCTTCGCTCAAGCGCCGAACTGCGGCTGGCTGGATGACGTCAATCCGGCCTGGCGGCGCTTGACACGAGGATTGAGATTCAAAACAACTCTTCCGTGA